The nucleotide window AAAAAGCTTGAAAATCTTCCTCAACTGGGGTGGCTTTGAGGTCTTCATCCTCAACATGCCCATCTACCTGTTGCACAGTTTCATTTCCTGAAGAAATCTGAATCGTTTCAGCCAGCGTGTCTTTCTTTATAGATCCTGGCACTTCCTTTGACCTAGGCTCTTCCGATAGCTTTTCTTGGGGAGGCTGGGAACCAGAATCTTCTGGAAGTACCTCACTCTGTACAGGGGCTTCTGTTAACTCTGACCCCATGTGAGTGACTGCATCTACCACTGCATCTAATTCTTGGGGCACGTCAGCCTTTTCTTGATGCAATATAGTTAGATCTTCAAAATCTGCTACTGGGGTACTTTCTTCTGTCGCCTCATCCGGTGATGATTCTGTGGACCGTTCTGTTGAAATGGCCCGTGATTTTACTACGGGTAGAATCCCAGGTTGGGATGCTGTTTTAACATCACTATATAATTTATCTTCATTAGATGTGGACTCCTCCACACTCTCTTTAATTTCAGGCACTTTTTCAACCCTCTCTGAAATCGATTGTTCTTGACCCTGTCTGTCATCCGATACATATTCTGTTTCAGCCTTCAGTAGCAGTTCTTTTGCCCCACTACTTATCTCCTGACTCGTCTCGGTCGCTTTCTTTTCACTTTCTCCAGCTTCCGCAAAAGATCGTTCAATCAGTAGCTTATCTTGTAAGGGACCTTTTCCCTCTGGGTCTTCAGATCCATCTGCCTGCACAACGCCTTCTGCCTCGGTACCGTCAGGAACCTGTGCTGTTTCCGTTTCCTTCACTTTTTCTGCAACTGCCCGAAGCACCTCCTGTGTTCTTTTGTTCAAATCTTCTaaatctggtgtgtgaccttccaCCTCCTGCACAGGGGTAGCCTCCTCTGTCGTATCAGGGGATTCCGTTAACCGGGAAACTGCAGAAACCATTTCGGTGGTCTCCTCTGCACAAGACACTTCCATTGTTTCCTCCACACAAGAAGCTTCGGTGGCTTCGTCTGGGGCTGTGACAGCTTCAGATGTGAACTCCAGGTCACTAACAATAGTGTCATCGCTAGCGTCTTTCGTCTGAGGCAAGGTTCTGATAACGACCGATGTTTCTTCCACAACCACTTCCTCTTCAAGTATCTCCGCAGCCCGTTGCTTTCGTTCATCTTCTGCCACTGGCTCGACGGGCACGGTCACGGTAGCAGATATCCAAGACGGCGATCTTTCTTCAATGCTGGTTACCGCCCGCTCACCCTCTACCACCGTCACAGTTACCGCATGAACCAGTCCCTCAATAGGTTCCCGTCCATCGGCATCGTCCTGTCCAGGAGCTACAGTTTCCGCTCCACCCTCTACAGAACTTCTTTGTACCACCACGTCATTTGTGGCTTGCTCATGAGCTTCAATCTTCTCCCGTTCTGCCGCATCATACTCAGCTAGAGGTACTACAGCAGGGATATCCGAGTCCTCTTCATTCCCTTCTGCCAtctcttcagtttcttcaacgggTGCGTGCTCCTGTTTCCCATCTGACTTTTTCTTCCTTCGTCCAGGGATGAACTTTTTGATGGAAACCCAAGATTCATCTTTCCCGGCTTCGACGTCTGAGTGCTCTGTGCCAGAAACGGTGGCTGactcttcagttttctcttccaTTTTGGATTTTGACTTTTTCCTGGGAGTGACTAATCTTTTAAAGGATTCCCAGGTGGAAACCCCTTCCCCTTCCGATGGGCTTCCAGCTTGTTCTGGGGAGGAACTTCCTTGACCGTGATCATTTTCTTGGGAAGTGGCCAGGGTTACTTCTGCTcccatttctttgttttttccAGCTTCTTCGACGGCCTTCTGGCCGTCTCCTCCAGACTTCTGTCCTCCTTCTTCATCCGAAGATGATGATTTCCTGGCTCTTTTTTTAGATGATCCTACACAGATTAAGGCTTCCCACGATACTGAGGTATCAACCTTTCGCTTTGGCTCTTCTGTCTTCGGCTCTTCCCCgtttccttttgtttcttcttGAGCTTCCGAGGCCGCGCTCTCGGTGGAAGACATGGTAGCACTCTTCGCCTTATCTACTTCATCTTCTTTGTCACTTTCAGAAGGTCTTCTGACCCGTTTCTTTGGGGTCACCATCTTTTTAAAAGATGCCCAGGGAGTAAcaccttccctttttctctctccgtcAGATACAGCTCCTTCTTCAACTTCCCCATCCTGCGGAGCATCCGTTAAGCCTTTCTCCACTAAAGTCAGCTCATTTGATTCTtcaggagaagaggcagagctctCCCCCTTCTGTTCCTCCGGACTTTCTGGGGAATCGGCTGAAGCCTGCATGTGTTCTCCTGACTCCTCTAGCTTtgtttcttcatctccccctcctcgtTTTCCTTTGTGTTTCTTCCCAGAAAGCTTCTTCAAGCCAGTACCAATGAAGAGTTTCTTTAAAGGACTGCCTTGCAGTTTGATTCTTTCTTGTGAAGAGAGTATTTCAGCCTCATTAGTAATACCTTCAGGAGGTTTACATGAAGCACTCTCCTCAGGGCTGATTTCAGTCTGGGTGTCATGGTCACCTTCTGAGGTACACACTTCTTTGGTCTTTGACGATTCCTCCACCGAGTCAATTTTCTGCTGTTCCGCAGCTGCTTCGGGGGACTGATCAAGGGGCAGAGAACCACAGAGCTGTACTACCTCGACTTTTTGATCTTGTTTCTCCTCAACAGTATGGACATGAACCTCTGCCACAGTCTCTAGCTTTTCATCAAATATCTCTGTGGCCAAGGGAGCGGTCTTCTCTTCAAGGGATATTTCGGTTTTCTTGTCAGGGGCGGTCTCCAATTCTTTCCCCGGCTCTTTGGGGGCTATACCTTTTACATCCTCAATGGCGCCTTTGCCTTCGGGGGTCTCCTGATCAGGCAGCTCTTTGGAAGGGGATAATTTTTCGGGGGCATCTCCTTTCGGCCCATGTTCTTCGACTTCAGTTTCAACGACATCGGTCTTTTCTGGCTcttgttcctttttcttttcagaagCTTCCAGCTCATCTTCCTTGGGCTTCCTAAAACTGGTCTTTTTTCTCCAACCGGCCCAACCTTGGGTGAAAAATTTTTTGAATGGTGAAGCAGTTTCACTGGCCAGTGGATTTGTTGGTGACTCAGGAGTCTTGCTGGCTTCCTTGTCCTTTTTCTCTTCGGTAGAATCCTTGCTCTCCTCCAGTGGCTCAGCAGCGTAATCTGCATCAGGGGGATTTTCTCCTTTGCCCTGCTCGGTCTTATCTGGTTCTTCAGGTATCTCTGTTGTCTGAGTCAATTCATCCTCTTTCGCCTCTTCTTTGACTTCTTCCAATTTCGTTTCATCATGATCTCCAGCTCCAACGCCAACATCATCTCTTTTGACGGTGAGTAGTTGGACAGGGTCAGATTTTTCGGTCTTATCCTTTTTCACTGTGAATTTAAAGCCAACGAACTTGAACACTTTTTTAAATCCGACATCATTTGATTGAGGTTCACTTGCTTGTTCCGCCTCTTCACTATTGTCTTCTGGTGAGGGAAGCTGTTCGATTATTTCACTGgcattctcctcttctcccttatcTTCCGCATCATCGCCAGCAGCTGCTGATCGGGATGGCACAAGTTTATCTGAGTCTTCTTTATCGACCACATTTTCAGGCTCATTCTGCCCAACTGTAAAGAGGTATAAAAGTTAGAATTTAGAAGATGGATAATTAGGACTCAACGGATGAACTACTCTCCTTAtccccaatgaatgaatgaaagaaaatgtgtTCTTTCATCTTTACATGTTAGACTtgtattattaaaataaaaaatacagcATCTGACAAATCAGGGTTTTCAACGGGCTCATTAAACCAACATTTGTTGAGCCCTGCTACCAACATGGCTAATGCAGGATCTAAGGGTGCATTTTGAgaatttgttattcaccccacagtacttacatacatatctgtaatttattttaatgtctctctgtctctagactgtgaagtccTTGTAAGCAGGAAacggtgtttaccaactctgtagtatatgctcccaagcaattagtacagtgctctgcacacggtaagtgcccaataaatgccaatgattgattgagaaaagaaGTTAAGTACAAAAAGGACCTTGATATAGGTAATTAAAAGAGAGATCAATCAGAACAAAAGTGACCAGTTTATTCCTACTgtgccctctctagactgtaagctccttgtgggcagggaaagtgtctacttactgttatattgtactctcccaagcacttagtcataataacaatatttgttgagcgcttactatgtgcagagcactgttttaagcacaggggtacatacagggtaatcaggttgtcccacgcgaggctcacagttaatccccattttacagttgaggtaactgaggcacagtgaagttaagtgacttgcccacagtcacacagctgacaagtggcagaaccgggattcgaacccgagaccgatgactcccaagcccgggctctccactgagccacgctgcttctagtacagtgtcttgcacacagtgagcactcaatatgattaatATTAAAATGCAAGCCTTTGGAGTTTGCAAAGCATGTTAATGACTAGAGTTTGTAAGATGTTTTAGTGACTAAGGGTTGCTGTTTAGTGTGAGCCCCAAACCATGATGTGCACCTCCTGAGGAAAGTGAAATGTACCTCCTGAGGAAATACTGTGAGGATAGTCACAAGTCATCATTAAGCTCATTGTTCAAAGGTGATAGTTACAGGTAAAGCTTTTTTCTCCCCAGAAAAGAACTTTATAGTGAACCCAATATtggtcaatcgacggtatttattgagtgctgtgtgcagaaccctgtactcaacacttgggaaaatgcaactgaGTTTCTAGGCATTAATGTATTTGGCTATTGGCCAAAATAATCCTGCAATGTAAACATTTGTAAAAAGAATCAGTGTTAAGGAAgaagatgcaataataataataacaagaaattttaaaatacttagtatttgccaagcaacatattaagcatcagggtagacaGTATAAGCAGATAAAACACAAACCcctcccaactggggctcaaattttaatggggaaggagaataggtattaaaaaCTGTTTTATGGATCAGGCATGGatcactgatttgcccaaggtcacagaacagagaaAGCAGACAGAACTGTGCTCTCGTTCTCAAGCCACAGAgccctgctggtggaaatctactatcaggccaactttgtccacttcCAGTttgtccttgcatgctttaactctgccctctcctctgcctggcgaaactatttctccactcttcatGCCTCACCCATTCATGTCCATCACCTTCACCAGTTGATCCAGACAtttcactccctcctcaggccccctgtccctctgccttgCCCATCCCTCGCcctcaatgacctggccacctactttttaagaaaattgacaccattaggtgtgagctccccaaaatcacccctgcccctcctcagtccctcgcCCTTcgcccttcaactctcccatccctcccagcaGTATGtttagagatctcctgccttctctcaaaagccaccccttccacctgtgcatctgaccccattccttagcACCTTATCAAACTCTCGTCCCCTACCTTCTTCCCTCACTAACAGCCACTTTCAACCATTTGctctccaatgtcttcttcccctcggctttcaaaaatgcccatgtctccccatcctaaaaaaaaaccaaccaaacaaaaatccctcccttgaccccaggctccctccagttatcaccccatctccctcctaccattcctctccaaactccttgagtgagtgatCTACAACctatgtctcaaattcctctcttctttctccttgaccctctccaaactggcttccatccccttaacTCCAAAGAAACtgtcttctcaaaggtcaccaatgatcttcttcttgccaaatccaatgacctctactccatccttatcctcctcaacctttcagctaccttcaacaccgtggaccaccccttttcctgaaaacattatccatccttggcttcagtgactttgtcctctcctggttctcctatctctctggccgttcattctcagcctccttctctgcctcccacccaactgtgggaggtccctcaaggttcagttctggatccccttctattctccacctacacccactcccttggagaactcattcggtcccatggcttcaactaccacctctttgcagatgacactcaaatttacatctccagccctgctctctccccctctctccaggctcgcatctcctcctgccttcaagacatctctacttggatgtcctcatcacctcaaacttaacatgtctaaaacagagctccttatcttcccatccaaaacctatcctctccctgaccttcccattactgtagatggcaccaccatctttcctgtctcacaagcccataaccttggtgtaatccttgactccggtcatttaatccatcaccaaatcctactggtctcactttcacaacattgctaaaatccatcctttcctcttcatccaaactgctactacgttaatagaatcactcattttatcccccctggattactgcattagcctccttgctgatgccccaacctcctgtctctcctcactccagtccatacctcactctgctgcctggatcattcttctacaaaaacgtacAGGacaggtcacgctgctcctcaaaaaactccaatcattgcccatccacctccacatcaaacaaaaactcctcaccattggctttaaagcattccaccaccttgccccttctatctctcctcgcttctctctcacaacccagcccacacatttcgctcctctggtgctaaccttctcactgtgcctccatcttgcctctctCACTAATGATCCctagcccaaatcctgcctctggcttggaacactctccctcctcaaatctaacagacaattattctgccacctttcaaagccttattgaagacaaatctcctctaagaggccttcccagattaaacccctcttttcttcatctcccactcccttctgcgtcaccccaacttgctccatttactcttcccccccaccggccccacagcacttctgtaatatctataattttactgGTCTagatatccatctcccccactctacactgcaagctcattgtgggcagggaatgtgactgtttattgttgtactgtactctcccaagcgcttagtacagtgctctgcatagtaagcactcaaaaaatacgactgaatgaatgacaagtggctaTACGCTCATATCCATACatcttaagtacttgatattcaccccacccttggcccaagagcactcatgtacatatcaaaaaaaaaaagtcactggtATTCTTCTAgcccttacagtatgcagagtccTGCACTACTGActtttcccttatttgtaatttatttcatgccTGTCTACCACTCTAGAATCAAtctgtgctatttactgagcacttactatgtgctgagcagggACAGGCACAcgcgtatctaccaattctgctatattgtactttcccaagtacttgatacagtgcaaggcacagagtaagctctcaataaataccactgattgattgcatagataatgaatagatcatgggcctaggaatcagaagggcctagattctaatcccagctctgcacttgcctgctgtgtgaccttaggcaagtcacttcacttctctgggcctcagttacctcatctttaaaatgggggttgactgtgagccccatatgggacagggattgtgtccaacctgattaacttggatctactccagcacttaaaacttaagggcttactgtaacAGTGCCCTGATTATCATCATtgactggcattagaacccaggtctcctgacttccaggtctatgttctttccagtaggtcgtGCTACTTCAGCAGTTGAGGTTATTTCATCAGTTTTAAATAAATACTCTTTAGCAACAAAGATTTCTCTCCATTCCACTAAAAGATTGCTTGAAACTGTTTCTAACGATAGGAAGCATTGTTACAGTCAAGAGAATCCCAGGGAAACAAACTGGAAAGCAAAAATACGAATGATGTATATTTCTACTTAAGTTTCCATTTGTTCCTTCTGCAGGTGATCCCATATTCCCCCAAATCTGTGAAAATACCTCTTCCCTCCTTTAATTCACATACACAATAGGACTAGATTCATGATGCTAGAAAGGGCCATGAGAAGTCATTCGCTTATTCCCCACCTGCCACACAGGAGCACCTCTTGGTCGCTTCAGACCGATGAGAATACATCCTCTTTTAAAATCTCCGGAATATCTAATATCTCACTTAAGGCACTTTTTTCTTGTTCTGGCTTCAGTGACACCTAAGCTGAATATAGCCCACCACTGCCTGGAAGTGGGCGCCAGGAAATAGCTCATCACATAACCGGAGACTGATCCTATTGTTCCTTTATAACCTtttctcacagccttaattacCTTTATGACTCTCTTTGGTTTTTCCACAACCCCAGAACTGGACCCAGAATACTAGAAGATGTTTGATCAGTGTTCCTGGGAAATGATGCAGTACTCCTATTTAGGCATCTCTCCTATagcacatttatttttttaaaaccactgagctatgctgcaacTGTCTCACTTCTGTTGTTCCAGCTGAGTATTTCACAACCCGAGTTTGAAGAGTTTGATTTTCTTACTATGCTTCTCTTCCTAATGAACCCCTTTAATTTGACCATTATATTTTAAATTAAAATCTACTTTCTACAATATTGATTCATTTATACTTACTGATGATCCTGTACCTatcctagtggttagtacagtgttctgcacatagtaaacccttaaataccccaattattttaTAGATGTGCTCATATGAAGAGATGTACCAAAACACCAATCACTCCAAATTGGTAAAGAATTATCCTCGGCTCAAAGTGAAGTTCCAGAAATACAGACTCTAGATCTGTTTAGTTTTCCATGCATAGCCAAGTATTTTAATTTCTCCAAAATGCTTTCTTAAAGAAAATGACATTCTGTACATTTTGGGTGTTAGCATGtttctgactttttaaaaaatatcaatgTATAAATGAAATGAATTACTCCTTTCCCAGCTACACGAGGATAAGGAAATGTATGTGAAATTCAAAGCAGTCGATCTTGCTGTTTGGAAGTTGGTTGGTAAAAGATGTGTCCTGGGGGGGCGGGAGAAATCAAAGGATTTCATTGATCCATAGTAATCCTTATCTGCCACAGAAAGCTGCTGTAATTATCTAATTGTCCCTTATTCCTGCAAggatctttgtatctaccccaggacttagaaaagtacttggcacatagcaagtgcttaacaaatacattattattattattagatggacaAGCCCAAGCatcctacttgagaagcagcatggctcagtggcaagaggccgggcttgggagtcagaggtcatgggttcgcttccgccgcttgccagctgtgtgactttaggcaaatcacttaacttgtctgtgcctcagatacctcatctgtaaaatgaggattgaaactgtgagccccacatgggacaacctgatcaccttgtatccccccagcgcttaggacagtgctttgcacagagtaagcgcttaacaaataccaccattattattattacttcctctgTTGGCCCCACGGCACTATTCCAGTATTCTTTGTCTTGCAAGTTAAAGTAATCCAAAAACACAAAATGGAGTTTGCAAGCAGAAAACAAGTAAAACTGAAAATTAGCGGATTTCCTTACCCTGAGAAGATACCAAGATATCTTCTCAGGGTAAGGAAATCCGCTGGCAGTGAAGAAAGTGAAAATCTAACTGCTAAAATTGAGCTGTTTCTTCTAAACTTTCATCCCAGAGGCAGTTTGCCAGCTGAAGAAAAGCACTAGACCAAACAGGAAATTAGCATAACAAACAGTGGGGAATAAAGGATAAACCCTTAAAATCCTTCTTTCCTAGTCCCGTCCCACTAAACTTCTAGGTTGGGGAGGAGAACCAAGATATTTTCGTGTGTTATAAACATCCCCAAACTTTCTATTAGATGTCAATAAGCCTGATCATCTACATTTAAGTTATCCAGATATTTAATAGCTGTTTAATAAAGACCTGACCCAAAGCACTGGAATAAAGATTAGAGTGCATTTCCTttcgacctgattatcatataatAATTGGTACTTTGCCAATGCGTTCCAATCCTTTTAAAATTACTATCACATGCTTGACTTGCTTCAAGGCAAATACCACCCTCCACCCATTATTACCCTGAACCTTTTGTTTTGAAAGGAAAAGGCCATCTAGACCTGTTTACCACCTTTCTTCTCCAGTTATCTCCAAATACACCTGAATTCAACCAAACAAAAGATGGGGAGAAATCACAGAGAAGCTGGTTAACTTTGTTTTCCTTAACTTTGTTTTCTGCATGGCATTTCGAGAGACTAAAATACCTGGTCTATGACGCCACTTTCATTTACATTTGAACAAACTGAAATGCTttgaaataggattaaatgaagttTGAGGGAAAAATCTTTTCCTCGGGGACAAATGGGTTTCTATTTACAATATGAATACTCCACATCCATTTTAAAAATTTTCTACGATAAATTAATCGACAATTTTAAAACtagctctgcccctcttcaaagccctgagagctcacctcctccaggaggccttcccagattgctcccccctttccctctgctcctcctctcctccccattcccccttctccctccctctgctcctcccccttcccctcagcactatgcatatttgtattattaatttatctattttgttaatgatgtgtctatatctatgattctatttatcttgatgatatccaCGCCAGACTAATtgtgttgtcttgttctgttttgctctgctgtctgtctcccacgtttagactgtgagcccgttgttgggcagtgatggtctctatctgttgcccaattgtccattcaaagcgcttagcacagtgctctgcacatagtaagcgctcaataaatactattgaatgaatttgttttgtgttgctgtctgtctcccccatcgttgggcagggtcaggctctctctgtggcccaaatgtctattccaagcgcttagtacagcgctctgttcacagtaagcgctcaataaatacgattgagtgaatgaatgaatgaatgaaaacacagcCTACATCTCCTCGCAGCCTTTCCCTCCAGATTCTGGAACAAAACAGAACGCTTATCACATTATTAGATCCAATCTATGAGTGTTGCCTGCAATAAGATGCACCTTTCACGCACttatttttaagagcttaatCACCATTCTCCATCCACCTACTTTTCACTCTTTTTTACTCCaatttttgcttccttccttctaccactcaataaatacacttgagtgCATAAATGAAAATAtggcctacattcattcattcaatagtatttattgagcgcttacaacatCTCCTTGCAGCCTTTCCCTCCACATTCTGGAATAAAAAAGAGTGCTTATCACATTATTAGATCCAATCTATGAGTGTTGCCTGCAACAAGATGCACCTTTTGCACACTTACTTAAAAGAGCTTAATCACCATTCTCCATCCACCCACTTTTCCAACCTCTaatttttgcttccttccttctactgctcaataaatatgagaggaagaaaaggaaaggaaaaggaaaaggaaaaggaaaaggaaaagggaaagggaaagggaaagggaaagggaaagggaaagggaaagggaaagggaaggaaaggaaaggaaaggaaaggaaaggaagaaaagaaaaaaccgcGGCCTACATCTTCTTGCAGACTTTCCCTCCACATTCTGGAACAAAACAGAGAGCTTATCACATTACTATATCCAATCTACCAGTGTTGCCTGCAACAAGATGCACATTTTGCACGCTTATTTAAAAGAGCTTaatcacccttctccctccacccacttTTCAACCCCCAATATTTGCTTCCATTCTTCTGAGCCTTTAATTGCCCACAGGCCTCAAACCAACAACAAGTGCATGCAAAGGAGGGTGTCAAAGAAGGGGTTTTACAACCCCCTCCTTACAAAGAGGCCTTTGGGGGTTTCCCTGGGTACTCACTACATGTCTTCCACCACGACATGTTGGCCTGGGCTTGTCGCGACAGTGGCCCTACAGGAGCCCCGTGGGGTCAAATGGCAACCGCAAAATGGCCCCGAcctccagggggagacaggcttcaGGAAGCCCATAGGCCTCTGGGGCTAATGGCAGCTCTAGGCCCTTGAAGACCTTCCATTTCCCTTACACAGAACAAATGGGAAGGCTCTttagcaataataacaacagtggtatctaagcacttaataataataataataataatgttggtatttgttaagcgcttactatgtgcagagcactaagcactggggtagatacagggtcccctgtggggctcacagttaatccccattttacagatgaggggactgaggcacagagaatattgttggtatttattaagcgcttactatgtgcagagcactaagcactggggtagatacaggggtccacgtggggctcacagttaatcctcattttacagatgagggaactgaggcacggagaagttaagtgacttgcccacagtcacacagctgacacgtggcagatccgggactcgaacccacgacctccgattccctagcccgggctcttgccactgagccacgctgctatgtgccgagcactgttctaagcactggggtagatacagggtcatcaggttgtcccacgtgaggctcacattttttaatccccattttacagatgagggaactg belongs to Ornithorhynchus anatinus isolate Pmale09 chromosome 2, mOrnAna1.pri.v4, whole genome shotgun sequence and includes:
- the AKAP12 gene encoding A-kinase anchor protein 12 isoform X2, which translates into the protein MLGTITITVGQNEPENVVDKEDSDKLVPSRSAAAGDDAEDKGEEENASEIIEQLPSPEDNSEEAEQASEPQSNDVGFKKVFKFVGFKFTVKKDKTEKSDPVQLLTVKRDDVGVGAGDHDETKLEEVKEEAKEDELTQTTEIPEEPDKTEQGKGENPPDADYAAEPLEESKDSTEEKKDKEASKTPESPTNPLASETASPFKKFFTQGWAGWRKKTSFRKPKEDELEASEKKKEQEPEKTDVVETEVEEHGPKGDAPEKLSPSKELPDQETPEGKGAIEDVKGIAPKEPGKELETAPDKKTEISLEEKTAPLATEIFDEKLETVAEVHVHTVEEKQDQKVEVVQLCGSLPLDQSPEAAAEQQKIDSVEESSKTKEVCTSEGDHDTQTEISPEESASCKPPEGITNEAEILSSQERIKLQGSPLKKLFIGTGLKKLSGKKHKGKRGGGDEETKLEESGEHMQASADSPESPEEQKGESSASSPEESNELTLVEKGLTDAPQDGEVEEGAVSDGERKREGVTPWASFKKMVTPKKRVRRPSESDKEDEVDKAKSATMSSTESAASEAQEETKGNGEEPKTEEPKRKVDTSVSWEALICVGSSKKRARKSSSSDEEGGQKSGGDGQKAVEEAGKNKEMGAEVTLATSQENDHGQGSSSPEQAGSPSEGEGVSTWESFKRLVTPRKKSKSKMEEKTEESATVSGTEHSDVEAGKDESWVSIKKFIPGRRKKKSDGKQEHAPVEETEEMAEGNEEDSDIPAVVPLAEYDAAEREKIEAHEQATNDVVVQRSSVEGGAETVAPGQDDADGREPIEGLVHAVTVTVVEGERAVTSIEERSPSWISATVTVPVEPVAEDERKQRAAEILEEEVVVEETSVVIRTLPQTKDASDDTIVSDLEFTSEAVTAPDEATEASCVEETMEVSCAEETTEMVSAVSRLTESPDTTEEATPVQEVEGHTPDLEDLNKRTQEVLRAVAEKVKETETAQVPDGTEAEGVVQADGSEDPEGKGPLQDKLLIERSFAEAGESEKKATETSQEISSGAKELLLKAETEYVSDDRQGQEQSISERVEKVPEIKESVEESTSNEDKLYSDVKTASQPGILPVVKSRAISTERSTESSPDEATEESTPVADFEDLTILHQEKADVPQELDAVVDAVTHMGSELTEAPVQSEVLPEDSGSQPPQEKLSEEPRSKEVPGSIKKDTLAETIQISSGNETVQQVDGHVEDEDLKATPVEEDFQAFSDPAIIKSDDDRQGIREVEPKEATRPEEPKVEQYVGDSENIELESDVKSYSTQVQEEIVVQDEAVTSEILKVESSEAQKASLPLTAAAVEEKVVAETVKAVGTEAESLEPVDVNFAPEEMPSETEQGLMTRQSEQTAGVDQKPSTESASPTAEPISGTVTVPASAAVAEKLKTSDLEQGCSQKLHKLKLDEADDQTVLQETSQMPALVESGKDENQTLTIESQSSKIVQNVIQTAVEQLVDSEEPDAGTSESSPEKPVQLTQSKSQEAVSTTETDERVQAAPQLPTKCEVKSVTVEEDSVEDKKAVEPTVDLPVTSDLSKEDTVQASDNATASSAQKSRLPIEEQQCEATVVLPEEDKAVIGREPHLKDDHDLSGERTDKPKLGSEEEDKGEVSLGHSEDQTAGPEEANVSKEVAEKSPDANGPKLKEEEAFQVVESQETLVVEQTYVERKEEVCSESLEDIKTQKQEEVSKDDDGSCVCPPKSASEES